The Candidatus Methylomirabilis limnetica genome has a window encoding:
- the hsdR gene encoding EcoAI/FtnUII family type I restriction enzme subunit R encodes MDKKTLTETDIRTKFITPALVGPTGSKWNVMTQLREEFYFTKGRVIVRGKTVKRGEAKKADYLLYYKPGIPIAVIEAKDNTHAVGAGIQQALEYAEILDVPFAYSSNGDAFLEHDRTGSGGTVEREIPLDQFPSPEELWARYRAGKGYTAAQEAVTTQDYNDDGSGKTPRYYQLIAINRTVEAIARGENRILLVMATGTGKTYTAFQIIWRLWKAGAKKRILFLVDRNILADQTKINDFKPFGKAMTKITNRTVDKAFEIYLSLYQAVTGTDEEQNIYKQFSPDFFDLVVVDECHRGSAADDAAWRRVLDYFSSATQIGLTATPKETRDVSNIEYFGDPIYTYSLKQGIADGFLAPYKVVRIGIDKDLEGWRPEKGKTDKYGQEIEDREYNDLDFDRRLVLEKRTELVAAKITEFLKATDRFAKTIVFCANVDHAERMRQALVNANADLAAANSRYVMRITGDNEEGKAQLDNFIDPESTFPVIVTTSQLMSTGVDSQTCHLIVLDKRINSPTEFKQIIGRGTRINEDYNKFFFTIMDFKRATALFADPTFDGDPVQIYEPKADQSPVPPDDAPLPESEDMYPDPTAEGGVEPKPFGIHETPVKYYVNDVEVTVVTERVQYLDVDGKLITESLKDYTRKAVRKAYTSLNAFLNAWHDAARKQAIVEELAGQGVFLDELAEQVGQDLDAFDLICHVAFDQPPLTRRERAANVRKRNVFAKYGDRARAVLDALLEKYADAGLKSVESLEILKVDPLTTLGTPVEIVNFFGGKQKYLAAIRELETHLYQEAA; translated from the coding sequence ATGGATAAGAAGACCCTGACCGAAACGGACATCCGCACGAAGTTCATCACCCCCGCGCTCGTCGGCCCGACCGGCAGCAAGTGGAACGTGATGACGCAGCTGCGCGAGGAGTTCTATTTCACGAAGGGCAGGGTCATCGTTAGGGGTAAGACTGTCAAGCGTGGTGAGGCCAAGAAGGCCGACTATCTCCTCTACTACAAGCCGGGCATCCCGATCGCGGTCATCGAGGCAAAGGACAACACGCACGCGGTGGGGGCAGGTATCCAGCAGGCGCTCGAATACGCAGAGATCCTCGATGTACCCTTCGCCTATAGCTCCAACGGCGACGCGTTCCTGGAACATGACAGGACAGGGTCCGGCGGCACCGTGGAGCGGGAGATCCCGCTAGACCAGTTTCCGTCGCCCGAAGAATTGTGGGCACGCTACCGGGCGGGCAAGGGCTACACCGCCGCGCAGGAGGCGGTGACCACCCAGGACTACAACGACGACGGCTCGGGAAAAACGCCGCGTTACTACCAACTTATCGCCATCAACCGCACGGTCGAGGCCATCGCCCGCGGCGAGAACCGCATCCTGCTCGTCATGGCGACGGGCACCGGCAAGACCTACACGGCGTTCCAGATCATCTGGCGTCTCTGGAAAGCGGGTGCCAAGAAGCGGATCCTCTTCCTCGTCGACCGTAATATTCTCGCCGACCAGACCAAGATTAACGACTTCAAGCCGTTCGGTAAGGCGATGACCAAGATCACTAATCGTACAGTCGACAAGGCGTTCGAGATTTACCTGTCGCTGTACCAAGCGGTTACGGGTACCGACGAAGAGCAGAACATCTACAAGCAGTTCTCGCCTGACTTCTTCGACCTGGTTGTCGTGGATGAGTGTCACCGCGGGAGTGCGGCCGACGACGCGGCCTGGCGCAGGGTACTCGATTACTTCTCGTCGGCCACGCAAATTGGCCTGACCGCTACGCCCAAGGAAACCCGGGACGTCTCCAACATCGAGTACTTCGGCGACCCGATCTACACCTACTCGCTCAAGCAGGGAATCGCAGATGGCTTCCTGGCGCCCTACAAGGTGGTCCGCATCGGTATCGATAAGGATCTCGAAGGGTGGCGTCCGGAGAAAGGCAAGACCGACAAGTACGGTCAGGAGATTGAAGATCGGGAGTACAACGACCTCGATTTCGATCGGCGTCTGGTCCTCGAGAAACGCACTGAGTTGGTGGCCGCCAAGATCACCGAGTTCCTCAAGGCCACCGACCGCTTCGCCAAGACGATCGTCTTCTGCGCGAACGTTGACCACGCCGAGCGCATGCGCCAGGCGCTGGTGAACGCCAACGCCGATCTTGCCGCTGCCAACAGCAGGTACGTCATGCGGATAACCGGGGATAACGAGGAGGGTAAGGCGCAACTCGACAACTTTATCGATCCGGAGTCCACCTTCCCGGTCATCGTCACCACCTCGCAACTGATGTCGACCGGCGTCGACTCGCAGACCTGCCACCTGATCGTGCTCGACAAGCGCATCAACTCCCCGACCGAGTTCAAGCAGATCATCGGCCGCGGTACGCGCATTAACGAGGACTACAACAAGTTCTTCTTCACCATAATGGACTTCAAGCGGGCCACTGCGCTGTTTGCGGACCCGACCTTCGACGGCGATCCCGTCCAGATCTACGAACCGAAGGCAGATCAATCGCCGGTACCGCCCGACGATGCACCCTTGCCGGAGTCGGAGGACATGTACCCGGACCCCACGGCAGAAGGGGGCGTCGAGCCCAAGCCGTTCGGTATCCACGAGACGCCGGTCAAGTACTACGTCAACGACGTTGAAGTCACCGTCGTTACCGAGCGTGTCCAATACCTCGACGTCGACGGCAAGCTCATCACCGAGTCGCTCAAGGACTACACCCGCAAGGCGGTGCGCAAGGCCTACACATCACTCAATGCCTTCCTGAATGCCTGGCACGACGCCGCCCGCAAGCAGGCCATCGTCGAAGAGCTGGCCGGTCAGGGGGTGTTCCTCGACGAGCTGGCTGAACAGGTCGGCCAAGACCTCGACGCCTTCGATCTCATCTGTCACGTCGCCTTCGATCAACCGCCGCTCACGCGCCGCGAACGAGCCGCGAACGTCCGCAAGCGCAACGTGTTCGCCAAGTATGGCGACAGGGCGCGCGCCGTGCTCGATGCTCTGCTCGAAAAGTACGCTGACGCTGGCTTGAAGAGCGTCGAGTCTCTCGAAATCCTCAAGGTCGATCCGCTAACCACGCTTGGCACACCGGTCGAAATCGTGAACTTCTTTGGTGGCAAGCAGAAGTACCTCGCCGCCATCAGAGAACTCGAAACCCATCTCTACCAGGAAGCCGCCTGA
- a CDS encoding DUF6788 family protein, whose amino-acid sequence MGPSTPPIDALSRQRDALRAQLVSVGDMRPGSLVARYRKCGKPSCRCAGQGERGHGPSWSLTHAVEGKTRTKIIPAAAVSQTLEQITAYRRFRRLIRELVDVSEKLCNDQLKAPQAAEPSAAKKGASKAPSLPRSKPRSTR is encoded by the coding sequence ATGGGACCATCTACTCCGCCGATTGATGCACTCTCAAGGCAACGTGATGCACTGCGGGCGCAACTCGTCTCCGTAGGGGATATGCGGCCCGGCTCTCTGGTGGCGCGCTATCGCAAGTGTGGCAAGCCCTCCTGCCGATGTGCGGGTCAGGGCGAGCGAGGGCATGGCCCCAGCTGGTCCTTGACCCATGCGGTGGAGGGCAAGACCCGGACCAAGATTATCCCGGCCGCGGCGGTGTCGCAGACCCTGGAGCAGATTACAGCATATCGTCGGTTTCGTCGCCTGATCCGTGAGTTGGTCGATGTCAGCGAAAAACTGTGTAACGATCAGCTTAAAGCCCCCCAGGCGGCCGAACCCTCGGCGGCCAAAAAGGGGGCTTCAAAAGCGCCTTCGTTGCCGAGATCGAAGCCGAGGTCGACGCGCTGA
- a CDS encoding RNA-directed DNA polymerase, translated as MPDGARLSGLALEGKECTSRVADLGALIARGYFARELPPPFTTKPFASLAASRLTVLPAAFHPNPPPPFSSQIAVHNLARPGSLRRRLGIPNPVSFSQIASLVAAHWQTIVAHCVKSPISLTSPQVDASGKRAIDRKAALSDRPIHRARVQSTSRVILRADISQFYPSLYTHSVPWALHFKAVAKIQKTSTALLGNMIDRCLRNAQDQQTIGIPIGPDTSLVIAEVVLTAADVLLAKQVALNGFRYIDDYELGFASYSDAERALSILQGVLNEFELQLNPTKTRIIDLPSPVDSPWSSELRIFSFRPGVRSQRYDLIRYFDRSFELASANPGDPVLRYAISRASSLIVAPSNWALFQHLLLQAACSEPGTLPFAIEQLKRYVDAGYKLDTQNLHSALHNILADHAPRGHGSEVAWALWGLLLFGLPLDDYAMKAVSTLEDVVVALLALDLRSKGQASRTTSLAQWEQAMTADELRGRLWLLSYEANLKGWLPSVGGGDHVAADPNFQPLKAAGVYFYDEQAHATYTPRRPIPTGEEMIPVSGPPEEVEYF; from the coding sequence ATGCCTGATGGTGCCCGGCTGAGCGGGCTAGCGCTGGAGGGCAAGGAGTGTACGAGTCGAGTGGCTGACCTTGGCGCTCTGATAGCTCGCGGCTACTTCGCGAGGGAGCTTCCTCCTCCATTTACCACGAAGCCCTTCGCCTCGCTCGCGGCCTCAAGACTGACTGTTTTGCCCGCGGCGTTTCACCCGAACCCGCCGCCTCCATTTTCTTCCCAGATCGCAGTCCACAACCTCGCTCGACCGGGCAGCCTTCGGCGACGGCTGGGCATCCCAAACCCCGTGAGCTTCTCTCAGATTGCCTCACTAGTTGCGGCGCACTGGCAGACGATCGTGGCACACTGCGTCAAATCGCCGATTTCACTAACCAGCCCCCAGGTCGACGCCTCCGGCAAACGGGCCATCGACCGCAAAGCCGCACTCAGCGACCGTCCAATCCACCGCGCCCGGGTCCAATCAACATCACGCGTGATCCTCCGTGCGGACATTTCGCAGTTCTACCCATCTCTCTACACACACAGCGTGCCGTGGGCGCTCCATTTCAAGGCCGTCGCCAAGATCCAGAAGACGTCAACTGCCCTACTCGGCAACATGATCGACCGATGCCTGCGAAACGCGCAAGATCAGCAGACTATCGGAATCCCGATTGGTCCGGACACCTCCCTCGTGATCGCTGAGGTGGTTCTCACTGCGGCCGACGTTCTTCTGGCCAAGCAGGTGGCTCTCAACGGCTTCCGTTACATCGACGATTACGAGTTGGGCTTCGCCAGCTACTCCGATGCAGAAAGGGCGCTCTCAATCCTCCAGGGCGTACTGAACGAGTTCGAGCTTCAGCTCAATCCCACCAAGACCCGCATCATCGATCTGCCGAGTCCAGTGGACAGCCCTTGGTCTTCGGAACTCCGGATCTTCTCCTTCCGCCCCGGGGTTCGCTCACAGCGATACGACCTCATCCGATACTTCGATCGTTCCTTTGAACTCGCGTCGGCAAACCCTGGTGATCCGGTTCTCCGGTACGCAATCAGCCGCGCGTCGTCGCTAATCGTTGCTCCTTCAAACTGGGCTCTCTTTCAGCATCTCCTGCTTCAAGCCGCGTGTTCTGAGCCCGGAACCCTTCCGTTCGCAATCGAGCAACTCAAGCGGTACGTGGACGCAGGCTACAAGCTCGACACGCAGAACCTACATTCGGCGCTGCACAACATCCTTGCTGACCATGCGCCAAGGGGCCACGGAAGCGAGGTGGCGTGGGCTCTCTGGGGCTTGCTCCTGTTTGGTCTCCCTCTCGATGATTACGCGATGAAGGCCGTCTCTACCCTCGAAGACGTGGTCGTAGCCCTCCTTGCGCTCGACCTTCGGAGCAAGGGCCAAGCGTCGCGGACCACATCTCTTGCTCAATGGGAGCAAGCGATGACCGCAGATGAGCTTCGTGGTCGTCTTTGGCTCCTCAGCTATGAAGCCAACCTTAAGGGCTGGCTTCCTTCTGTCGGAGGGGGCGATCACGTCGCAGCAGACCCGAATTTTCAACCCCTCAAGGCAGCCGGAGTCTACTTCTACGACGAGCAGGCACACGCGACATACACGCCGCGCAGACCTATTCCCACCGGCGAAGAGATGATCCCGGTGAGCGGTCCGCCTGAGGAGGTCGAGTACTTCTAA
- a CDS encoding DUF4268 domain-containing protein, giving the protein MPLYEMTPDAFHPLSQSSFADLKVRERDDLQRLLRTQIDVLGDDLYVLSEEFGDWDDSRRRIDLLAIDPQANLVVIELKRTNDGGHMELQAIRYASMVSAMTFSRAEQIHGEFLTRIGVPAEEARTRMLTFLGWEEPDEEAFAPDVRIVLVSEDFGKELTTAVLWLRERDIDIRCVRLRPYQDGEKRLIDVQQIIPLPEANEYQVQHREKEQVGRKKRAERYDVRLKFWAGLIAIARSRKTRHANIKPGSHSWLGASSGIRGLGLNYAIVQEYGIAELYIDRGEATENKRIFDQLHAHKDEIEKAFGGPLSWERLDTKRACRIKHVIERGGYRSPESQWPEIQSEMVETMTKLEAALKPGLASLGF; this is encoded by the coding sequence ATGCCGCTCTACGAAATGACTCCAGACGCCTTCCACCCGCTCAGCCAATCGTCGTTTGCCGACCTCAAGGTGCGCGAGCGCGATGACCTCCAGCGATTGTTGCGCACGCAAATCGACGTGCTGGGCGATGATCTCTATGTGCTCTCGGAGGAGTTCGGCGATTGGGACGACAGCCGCCGCCGCATCGACCTGCTCGCCATCGATCCGCAGGCGAATCTCGTCGTGATTGAATTGAAGCGCACCAACGACGGCGGGCACATGGAACTCCAAGCCATCCGCTACGCCAGCATGGTGTCAGCGATGACGTTTTCGAGGGCAGAGCAGATCCATGGCGAATTTCTGACCCGTATCGGCGTACCGGCTGAAGAAGCCCGCACCCGTATGCTCACCTTTCTGGGCTGGGAAGAGCCAGACGAGGAAGCCTTCGCCCCCGATGTGCGCATTGTGCTGGTTTCTGAAGATTTCGGAAAGGAGCTCACCACCGCCGTGCTCTGGCTGCGCGAGCGAGACATCGACATCCGCTGCGTTCGCCTGCGCCCCTACCAAGACGGCGAGAAACGGTTGATCGACGTGCAGCAGATCATCCCTCTCCCCGAGGCCAACGAGTATCAAGTGCAGCATAGGGAAAAAGAGCAGGTGGGCCGTAAGAAGCGGGCGGAACGCTACGACGTGCGGTTGAAATTCTGGGCGGGATTGATCGCCATTGCCCGCAGCCGCAAGACGCGGCACGCCAACATAAAGCCTGGCTCTCACAGTTGGCTGGGGGCAAGCTCTGGCATTCGCGGCCTCGGACTCAACTACGCCATCGTCCAGGAATACGGCATCGCTGAACTCTACATTGACCGGGGCGAGGCCACTGAAAACAAACGTATTTTCGACCAGCTCCACGCCCACAAAGACGAAATCGAAAAGGCGTTCGGCGGGCCGCTTTCATGGGAACGTCTCGACACCAAGCGCGCCTGCCGCATCAAACACGTGATTGAGCGAGGCGGCTACCGCAGTCCGGAGTCGCAATGGCCGGAGATTCAGTCGGAGATGGTCGAGACAATGACCAAGCTGGAGGCAGCGCTGAAACCGGGATTGGCATCCCTCGGATTTTAA
- a CDS encoding type I restriction-modification system subunit M, whose product MSNVSSIVKSIQDIMRKDAGTYGDAQRLEQLGWMFFLKIFDDREKELELIRDNYKSPLPPHLRWSTWATDAEGITGDALLDFVNNTLLPKLKSLTGGADKIAGLIRMTFEDANNYMKNGTLMRQVINKVNGIDFNASDDRHMFGDIYEKLLKDLQSAGNAGEFYTPRAVTQFIVEQVDPRLGESILDPACGTGGFLVCAIEHLRKQAKTEVDERTIQDCFAGIEKKHLPHVLCMTNLLLHGIDVPSNVRHDNTLARPLRDWSPKERVVVIVTNPPFGGMEEDGIESNYPAEFRTRETADLFLVLLMKILKPGGRAGLVLPDGTLFGEGVKTRIKEALLTECNLHTIVRLPNGVFNPYTGIRTNLLFFTKGAPTTHVWYYEHPYPPGAKSYNKGKPIRIEEFEAERAWWGEEKDGFKSRVENEQAWRVSIDTIKAGNFNLDLKNPHNPDTGPGDVDHLLPEYEKLLAQIAATRAALKQELHQALTATAGTAE is encoded by the coding sequence ATGTCCAACGTCTCCAGTATTGTCAAGTCCATCCAGGACATCATGCGCAAGGACGCCGGAACGTACGGCGACGCCCAGCGCCTCGAACAACTCGGCTGGATGTTCTTCCTCAAGATCTTCGACGACCGCGAAAAGGAACTCGAACTTATTCGCGACAACTACAAGTCGCCGCTGCCGCCGCACCTCCGCTGGTCCACCTGGGCCACTGACGCCGAGGGCATTACCGGCGATGCCCTGCTCGACTTCGTCAACAACACCCTTCTGCCCAAACTGAAGTCGCTGACCGGTGGCGCAGACAAGATTGCCGGCCTCATCCGCATGACCTTCGAAGATGCCAACAACTACATGAAGAACGGCACACTCATGCGGCAGGTCATCAACAAGGTCAACGGCATCGACTTCAACGCCTCCGATGACCGCCACATGTTCGGCGACATCTACGAGAAGCTCCTCAAGGACCTGCAGTCGGCCGGTAACGCGGGTGAGTTCTACACCCCGCGCGCCGTCACCCAGTTCATCGTCGAGCAGGTCGACCCCAGGCTCGGCGAGAGCATCCTCGACCCGGCCTGCGGCACCGGAGGCTTCCTCGTCTGCGCCATCGAGCACCTGCGCAAACAGGCGAAGACCGAGGTCGACGAACGCACCATCCAGGACTGCTTCGCCGGCATCGAGAAGAAGCACCTCCCGCACGTCCTGTGCATGACGAATCTCCTCCTGCACGGCATTGATGTCCCCTCAAATGTGCGGCACGACAACACTCTTGCCCGGCCGCTGCGCGACTGGTCGCCCAAGGAGCGCGTGGTCGTCATTGTCACCAACCCGCCCTTCGGCGGCATGGAGGAGGACGGCATCGAGTCCAACTACCCCGCCGAGTTCCGCACCCGCGAGACCGCCGATCTCTTTCTCGTGCTCCTCATGAAGATCCTCAAGCCCGGTGGCCGCGCCGGACTCGTGCTGCCCGACGGCACCCTCTTCGGCGAAGGCGTCAAGACCCGCATCAAGGAAGCCCTCCTCACCGAGTGCAACCTTCACACCATCGTCCGCCTGCCCAACGGCGTCTTCAATCCCTACACCGGCATCCGCACCAATCTCCTCTTCTTCACCAAAGGTGCGCCCACCACCCACGTCTGGTATTACGAGCACCCCTATCCGCCCGGCGCCAAAAGCTACAACAAGGGCAAACCCATCCGCATCGAGGAGTTCGAGGCCGAGCGCGCCTGGTGGGGCGAGGAAAAAGACGGCTTCAAGTCCCGCGTGGAAAACGAGCAAGCCTGGCGCGTCTCCATCGACACCATCAAGGCCGGCAACTTCAACCTCGACCTCAAGAACCCGCACAACCCCGACACCGGCCCCGGCGACGTGGACCACCTCCTGCCCGAATACGAAAAGCTCCTCGCCCAGATCGCCGCCACCCGCGCCGCGCTGAAACAGGAACTCCACCAAGCCCTCACCGCCACCGCCGGGACTGCTGAATGA
- a CDS encoding restriction endonuclease subunit S gives MKLETFFEKFDQFADAPDAVAKMRELILDFAIGGRLLRTSESAELEANGGWPKQTLGSIASLITKGSTPTSYGHQYEASGIPFVKVENIADGVINRSSMEQFISEATHEFLKRSQLESGDILFSIAGTIGKTCVVGSGDVPANTNQALAIIRGFSASFEIPFLKMQLDSFVANKVKAKARGGAMPNVSLGDLRDLLVVVPPLAEQKRIVAKVDELMALCDRLVLQQQERETRHAALARASLARFADAPTPANLPFLFHPSYAIPPADLRKSILTLAVQGLLVPHDPESADWETRKLKELTTKIGSGSTPSGGKESYQESGVPLIRSMNVHFGGFVRHGLAFLNAEQAEKLKNVTVKADDVLLNITGASIGRVATAPKDMEGARVNQHVCILRPSAEIIPPFLELFLASPVVQNLIDDVQVGATREALTKAMIEQFEIPVPSLAEQRRIVAKVEQLMALVDALETQLASSRATAANLLSALVAELTTQT, from the coding sequence ATGAAGCTGGAAACGTTTTTTGAGAAGTTCGACCAGTTCGCCGACGCGCCCGATGCGGTGGCGAAGATGCGCGAGCTGATTCTCGACTTCGCAATAGGTGGCCGCCTCCTGAGAACCTCCGAAAGTGCGGAGCTCGAGGCCAACGGCGGATGGCCAAAACAAACTCTCGGGAGCATCGCATCGTTGATTACGAAGGGATCAACGCCGACCTCCTACGGTCACCAATATGAGGCATCAGGGATTCCTTTCGTAAAGGTGGAGAACATCGCGGATGGAGTCATCAATCGTTCCTCGATGGAGCAGTTCATCTCAGAAGCCACGCATGAGTTTCTGAAGCGATCCCAATTGGAAAGTGGCGACATCCTTTTTTCCATCGCGGGAACAATCGGGAAGACCTGCGTCGTTGGCTCTGGAGACGTGCCCGCGAACACCAATCAGGCGTTGGCGATAATCCGAGGCTTTAGCGCGTCATTCGAGATCCCGTTTTTAAAAATGCAGTTGGATTCGTTCGTTGCGAACAAGGTGAAGGCAAAAGCTCGGGGAGGCGCGATGCCCAACGTTTCTCTCGGCGACCTTCGCGACCTATTGGTCGTCGTCCCACCGCTCGCCGAGCAGAAGCGAATCGTGGCGAAGGTGGATGAGTTGATGGCGTTGTGTGATCGGCTGGTCTTGCAGCAGCAGGAACGGGAGACGCGGCACGCCGCGCTCGCCCGCGCGTCGCTGGCCCGCTTTGCCGACGCGCCCACCCCGGCCAACCTCCCGTTCCTCTTCCACCCGTCCTACGCCATCCCCCCCGCCGACCTCCGCAAATCCATCCTCACCCTCGCCGTCCAAGGTTTGCTTGTGCCGCATGATCCTGAATCGGCCGACTGGGAAACACGAAAGCTGAAGGAACTGACCACGAAGATCGGAAGCGGCTCCACTCCGTCGGGCGGGAAGGAATCCTACCAAGAATCCGGAGTGCCATTGATTCGGTCGATGAATGTCCACTTCGGCGGATTTGTGCGGCATGGCCTCGCGTTCTTGAACGCTGAGCAGGCCGAAAAGCTCAAAAACGTGACCGTCAAAGCTGACGATGTATTGCTGAACATCACAGGTGCCTCGATTGGCCGTGTAGCCACTGCGCCGAAAGACATGGAAGGCGCGAGAGTCAACCAGCACGTCTGCATCCTTCGACCGAGTGCAGAAATCATTCCCCCATTCCTGGAATTGTTTCTCGCGAGTCCGGTTGTCCAAAACTTGATTGACGATGTTCAAGTCGGAGCAACGCGCGAGGCGTTAACCAAAGCGATGATCGAACAATTCGAGATTCCAGTCCCTTCCCTCGCCGAACAACGCCGGATCGTGGCCAAAGTGGAGCAACTGATGGCCTTGGTGGACGCGTTGGAAACGCAGCTCGCCTCCTCCCGCGCCACCGCCGCGAACCTCCTCTCTGCCCTCGTCGCCGAACTCACCACCCAAACATAA